From a single Adhaeribacter swui genomic region:
- a CDS encoding SusD/RagB family nutrient-binding outer membrane lipoprotein, which produces MKIYSKIKIATYVIAGAFVASACTKDFESMNVSPNKPSAVSSAVLLPNGIESSVDRYWGHRARFERINLDGGMLWVQYLARNIYSDEGDNYNMSPAYYTNNWKGFYNDALQNFQRIIIQSGPEGTAPNANYEGAALVMRSWVFSLLTDIYGAIPYTEALQGTAETPIYTPKYDSQEAVYAGLLEDLKIANEKLTIGGPAISGDIMFGGKIDMWKKFANSLRLKLANRQAAKKPTESRAIMAEILSDPTKYPIFTSNTDFAVLKNANGLPSNNEWNQVMIQESRTDWNLSKTLVDKLQALNDPRLAVYGQPVNNQYIGIPNGLPDAIATTYLATSAKIGTYFLQTTTPSVIMSYSELLFTLAEAAVDGDIAGDAQMYYEQAIAASFGQYGLTMPADYLTTAGPATKENILTQKWIALFGQGIEAWTEYRRTGYPVLPTPDTRAIFLNDGVLPTRLQYPSTEYSLNKSQLDAGISLNGGADDKKTKMWWAE; this is translated from the coding sequence ATGAAAATATATTCCAAAATTAAAATAGCCACTTACGTGATAGCCGGAGCTTTTGTGGCGAGTGCCTGTACTAAAGACTTCGAATCCATGAACGTTAGTCCCAACAAACCCTCGGCGGTAAGTTCGGCGGTATTGCTGCCCAACGGCATTGAGTCGAGCGTGGACCGTTACTGGGGACACCGGGCCCGTTTTGAACGCATTAACCTGGATGGCGGCATGTTGTGGGTGCAGTACCTGGCCCGTAATATTTACTCCGACGAAGGCGATAACTATAACATGAGCCCCGCTTATTACACCAATAACTGGAAGGGCTTTTACAACGACGCGCTGCAAAACTTTCAACGGATTATTATTCAGTCTGGCCCGGAAGGCACCGCACCTAATGCCAACTACGAAGGCGCTGCCTTGGTGATGCGTTCCTGGGTGTTTTCTTTACTAACCGATATTTACGGCGCTATTCCGTACACCGAAGCCCTGCAAGGTACCGCCGAAACACCCATTTACACGCCCAAATACGATTCGCAGGAAGCGGTATACGCCGGTTTACTGGAAGATTTAAAAATCGCCAACGAAAAGTTAACTATCGGTGGTCCGGCTATTTCGGGCGATATTATGTTCGGGGGTAAAATTGACATGTGGAAAAAATTTGCCAATTCCCTGCGCTTAAAACTAGCCAACCGGCAAGCCGCTAAAAAACCAACCGAATCGCGGGCAATTATGGCCGAAATTTTAAGCGATCCGACTAAATACCCGATTTTTACTAGCAACACTGATTTTGCAGTACTTAAAAATGCTAACGGTTTACCCAGCAACAACGAATGGAACCAGGTAATGATTCAGGAAAGCCGCACAGACTGGAACCTGAGCAAAACCTTGGTAGATAAACTGCAAGCCCTGAACGATCCGCGCTTGGCGGTTTACGGCCAGCCGGTAAACAACCAATACATTGGCATCCCGAACGGTTTGCCCGATGCGATTGCGACCACGTACCTGGCTACCAGTGCTAAAATTGGTACTTACTTTTTGCAAACAACTACCCCCAGCGTAATCATGAGTTACTCCGAGTTACTCTTTACCCTGGCCGAAGCTGCCGTTGATGGCGATATAGCCGGCGATGCCCAAATGTATTACGAACAAGCCATTGCGGCGTCGTTTGGTCAATACGGTTTAACCATGCCGGCTGATTACCTGACCACCGCCGGACCTGCTACGAAAGAAAACATTCTGACTCAAAAGTGGATTGCCTTGTTTGGTCAGGGCATTGAGGCCTGGACCGAATACCGCCGCACCGGTTATCCGGTTCTGCCTACCCCCGATACCCGGGCCATATTCCTGAACGATGGCGTATTACCTACCCGTTTGCAGTATCCATCTACCGAGTACTCGCTAAACAAATCGCAGTTAGATGCCGGCATTTCTTTAAACGGCGGTGCCGACGACAAAAAAACTAAAATGTGGTGGGCAGAATAG
- a CDS encoding FAD-dependent oxidoreductase, with protein MHRRDFLLKSGALGLALAMGASSCAPGNSIYRGSAANAGSRRLPRVKISLDRVVKETVGLRPYRLLGPRLDVEMLGNKTIVHNYGHGGSGFSLSWGTGQIAANNAAATGKKEIAVIGCGIVGLTTARLLQERGKTVTIYAKELWPKITSSMATGTWSPAHLLCEDEHITPTFKATWEQACAYSFRTYQNLLGLGDIVTWIDHFIIGGRTHKEEPKLHIKGQLPEPVELTRRQHPFRAQEVVNQPNMVFNIPSYLRLLTDDFLKFGGKIQIQEFKTLEEVDALWEDCIVNCTGLGAKTLFNDQNLMPISGQLSFLIPQPEINYRLSTPNGYIIPRKDGLVLGGNAIRNNWNTTPNPEQTKIVIAALNDAMMGMRS; from the coding sequence ATGCATAGAAGAGATTTTCTTTTAAAATCCGGCGCATTGGGGCTGGCCCTTGCCATGGGGGCTAGTTCCTGTGCACCAGGTAATAGTATTTACCGCGGTAGCGCAGCTAATGCGGGCTCCCGGCGCTTACCCCGGGTTAAAATTTCCCTGGATCGGGTGGTAAAAGAAACCGTGGGTCTGCGGCCTTACCGTCTTTTGGGCCCACGGTTAGACGTAGAGATGCTCGGTAATAAAACCATTGTGCACAATTACGGGCACGGCGGCAGTGGCTTCTCGCTGTCGTGGGGAACCGGCCAGATTGCCGCCAACAACGCTGCTGCTACTGGTAAAAAAGAAATTGCAGTAATTGGCTGCGGCATTGTGGGTTTAACAACTGCCCGTTTGCTGCAGGAAAGAGGAAAAACCGTAACCATTTACGCTAAGGAGCTGTGGCCCAAAATTACGTCCAGCATGGCTACCGGCACCTGGTCGCCGGCTCATTTGCTCTGCGAAGACGAACACATTACTCCGACGTTTAAAGCTACCTGGGAGCAAGCCTGCGCTTATTCGTTCCGGACGTACCAGAACCTGCTGGGTTTAGGCGATATCGTTACCTGGATCGATCATTTTATTATTGGTGGCCGCACGCACAAAGAAGAGCCCAAGTTGCACATCAAAGGCCAATTGCCGGAACCAGTAGAATTAACCCGTCGGCAGCACCCGTTCCGGGCCCAGGAAGTGGTGAATCAACCCAATATGGTTTTTAATATTCCCTCGTACCTGCGCCTGCTCACCGATGATTTTTTAAAATTCGGCGGCAAAATTCAGATACAGGAGTTTAAAACTTTGGAAGAAGTAGATGCGCTGTGGGAAGATTGCATCGTGAACTGTACCGGTTTAGGCGCCAAAACCTTATTTAACGACCAAAACTTAATGCCTATATCCGGCCAATTGTCTTTCCTGATTCCGCAACCCGAAATTAATTACCGCTTAAGTACGCCTAATGGGTATATTATTCCTCGGAAAGATGGTTTGGTGCTGGGTGGTAATGCCATTCGCAATAACTGGAATACGACGCCTAATCCGGAACAAACAAAGATTGTAATTGCTGCATTGAATGATGCTATGATGGGAATGCGGAGCTAA